The window TGGCCTGCCGGTCGCCGATCTCATTTCGGAAGGCAATGTGGGCCTGATGCAGGGCGTCAAGAAGTTCGAGCCCGATCGCGGCTTCCGCCTCGCGACCTACGCGATGTGGTGGATCAAGGCCTCGATCCAGGAATATATCCTGCGTTCGTGGAGCCTCGTGAAGATGGGCACCACCGCCGCGCAGAAGAAGCTGTTCTTCAACCTGCGCCGGATGAAGAAGAACCTCGACGCTTACGAGGACACTGATCTGCACCCGGACGATGTCACCAAGATCGCCACCGATCTGGGCGTGCCCGAGCAGGAAGTCGTCAACATGAACCGCCGCATGATGATGGGCGGCGACGGCTCGCTCAACACGCCGATGCGCGGGGGCGAGGAAGGCTCGGGCGAATGGCAGGACTGGCTGACGGATGATCGTCCGTTGCAGGACGAGACCGTGGCCGAGGCCGAGGAATCGCAGATGCGCCACCAGATGCTGGCCGAAGCGATGGACAGCCTCAACGAGCGTGAGCGCCACATCCTCGTCGAACGCCGCCTCTCGGAAAAGCCGCAGACGCTGGAGGAACTCTCGCAGACCTACGACGTCAGCCGCGAACGCATCCGCCAGATCGAAGTGCGCGCTTTCGAGAAGCTCCAGAAGGCGATGCAGCGCATCGCGGGCGAGCGCCTGCTGCCCGGAATGGCGTAAGGCACCTTCGGTCCGACCCCACGAAAAAGGGCGCCGCGAGTGATCGCGGCGCCCTTTTCATGTGGCGAACCCGGCCCGCGCCTACTTCTTCTTGCCCGCCAGATCCATCACGGCCGCGACCATCGCCCGCGCGCCGAGCGTGATGCTCTCGCGTGGCGCGATCTGGAACAGCGGGGAGTGGTGCCCGGCAATCGCCGGTCCGCCCGCCTTGGCCGCCGCGATCCGCTCGGGCGTGGTGCCGCCCACCGCGAAGTAATAGCCCGGCACGCCCGTGTCCGGCGCGACGAAATAGGTGAAGTCCTCCGCGCCCATGTTCTGCTGCGCGAAAGGCACCACGGCCTGCGCACCCAGTTCGCGCGCCATGACGGCATTGAGGCGGCGGGCGAGCGCGGGATCATTGTTGGTCACCGGCGTCCCCGACCCGCGCATCACCTTCACCGGCAGGTTATCGGGCAGGCCATGCGCCTTGCCGATATTGACCGCGATCCGCTCGATCGTGGCGATCACCTGTTCGCGGGTTTCCTCCTCGTTGGCGCGCACCGTGACCTGAAGCCGCGCCTCGTCGGAGATGATGTTGTGCTTGGAGCCGGCGTGGAACGAACCGATCGTCACCACCACCGGCTTCAGCGGCGAAATCTCTCGCGAATCAATGGATTGCAGCGCGGTGACAATCTGCGAGGCGATATAGACCGGATCGCGCCCGAGATGGGGGGCCGCGCCGTGTGTGCCGATGCCTGGCACCATGATGTCGAGCGAATCCGAGCTCGAATACTGGATGCCCTCGGACGCGGAGACCTTGCCCGTCTCGAGATCAGCGGCGACGTGGAACGCCAGCGCATAGTCGGGCTTGCCGAAGCGGGTGTAGAGCCCGTCCTCCATCATCGCCTTGGCCCCGCGCACGCCTTCCTCGGCGGGCTGGACGACGAACATCAGCGTGCCGCTCCACTGCCCCTTGGTGGCAACCAGCCGCCGCGCGGTGGCGATCATCGCGGTGATGTGGGTGTCATGCCCGCAGGCGTGCATGGTGGGATATTCCTTGCCATCCTCGCCCACCTGCTTCGCCTTCGAGGCATAGGGCAGGCCCGATTTCTCCT is drawn from Erythrobacter sp. and contains these coding sequences:
- the rpoH gene encoding RNA polymerase sigma factor RpoH — its product is MTKSKSPSVPALSGEQSLNRYLSEIRKFPVLTAEQEYMLAKRYQEHEDPDAAAQLVTSHLRLVAKIAMGYRGYGLPVADLISEGNVGLMQGVKKFEPDRGFRLATYAMWWIKASIQEYILRSWSLVKMGTTAAQKKLFFNLRRMKKNLDAYEDTDLHPDDVTKIATDLGVPEQEVVNMNRRMMMGGDGSLNTPMRGGEEGSGEWQDWLTDDRPLQDETVAEAEESQMRHQMLAEAMDSLNERERHILVERRLSEKPQTLEELSQTYDVSRERIRQIEVRAFEKLQKAMQRIAGERLLPGMA
- a CDS encoding amidohydrolase, with protein sequence MRLFHSAASAVALALVAQPALAEELATKKAIEAEYDSYLAPLFLDFHAHPEMGFLENRTAAKMAAELKAAGLEVTTGVGKTGVVGMLRNGKGPTILIRADMDGLPVEEKSGLPYASKAKQVGEDGKEYPTMHACGHDTHITAMIATARRLVATKGQWSGTLMFVVQPAEEGVRGAKAMMEDGLYTRFGKPDYALAFHVAADLETGKVSASEGIQYSSSDSLDIMVPGIGTHGAAPHLGRDPVYIASQIVTALQSIDSREISPLKPVVVTIGSFHAGSKHNIISDEARLQVTVRANEEETREQVIATIERIAVNIGKAHGLPDNLPVKVMRGSGTPVTNNDPALARRLNAVMARELGAQAVVPFAQQNMGAEDFTYFVAPDTGVPGYYFAVGGTTPERIAAAKAGGPAIAGHHSPLFQIAPRESITLGARAMVAAVMDLAGKKK